One window of Cohnella hashimotonis genomic DNA carries:
- a CDS encoding SDR family oxidoreductase, with translation MANQDKIALVTGASGGIGLEVARQLGRQGITVLVSARTIGAAEKAAAELREEGIDAAGVELEVTNAAHIAELARYIAHEYGRLDILVNNAGIWAESGAYEGDAFRDTFEVNTFAPFLITETLMPLLLKSDAGRIVNQSSALGSIHFILNNELAQRIATPAYAASKAALNMLTAYWSQRSKGTSLKVNSVHPGLVKTRMGGDKAELTAEEGAVTAVRLATLPEDGPTGGFYYMDSELPW, from the coding sequence ATGGCAAACCAAGACAAAATCGCGTTAGTAACCGGTGCAAGCGGCGGAATCGGGCTTGAGGTCGCCAGGCAGTTGGGCCGTCAGGGGATTACGGTGCTCGTGTCGGCGCGCACGATCGGCGCCGCCGAGAAGGCTGCGGCCGAGCTGCGTGAAGAAGGCATCGATGCGGCGGGGGTCGAGCTGGAAGTGACCAATGCCGCGCATATCGCGGAGCTGGCCCGGTATATTGCGCATGAATACGGCCGCTTGGACATTCTGGTCAACAACGCGGGGATCTGGGCGGAGAGCGGCGCGTACGAAGGCGACGCGTTCCGGGATACGTTCGAGGTGAACACGTTCGCGCCGTTCCTCATTACGGAGACGCTGATGCCGCTGCTGCTCAAGAGCGACGCGGGGCGCATCGTGAACCAGAGCAGCGCGCTTGGCTCGATTCACTTCATCCTGAACAACGAGCTCGCGCAGCGGATCGCCACCCCGGCCTACGCGGCCTCCAAAGCAGCGCTCAACATGCTGACGGCTTACTGGTCGCAACGGTCGAAAGGCACGAGCTTGAAGGTCAATTCGGTTCACCCGGGTCTGGTAAAGACGCGCATGGGCGGCGACAAAGCGGAGCTGACTGCGGAGGAAGGCGCGGTCACGGCCGTTCGCCTGGCGACGCTGCCCGAAGACGGGCCGACCGGCGGGTTTTACTACATGGACAGCGAGCTTCCTTGGTAA